GACCATGGACGTATCCGGCCCCCGCTGTGCATCCCCCACTGAGGGTCCCTGGCGTAGTTGTAGGACTATCGGAGAGGTATAAGAGGGGTGTAGAGGAAAAGCACCAGGCACTCTGTTATGACCGAGAGTCAGGACGGATCTCTTAAAGCCAGTTTTGGAACTGATGGAGCAGCTTGGATATCACCTACACTAAaggtaaaaatacatttatatatatatatatatatatatatatattttttttttttttttatttatataaaaatttctttatttgttttttctttattatattttttaattattaccttaaatgattttatcaaACCCTAATCATAGCCCAAAGAGATGAGTAAGCTTGTGAGCTAACAAAGAACAGATGTCTATTTGTTTGTAAATTCATCAAACTGACACAtaacctcagaaaacacactaAATGTGTCAtagcatgtttgtttgtttttaccatAAAGCGGCATCTAATGtttacaagtgtgtgtgtgtgtgtgttgtctgtcttgtctgtcagtGTCTCTCCAGCTACTTAACCCACCATTGATGTAAATGACTGTGTTTCATGTGTTCAGCTCAGCACATTAAGATTCTATGTCAAGGTAAGAggacttttttgttgttgttactcTGTCACAGTTTGAATGCATAAACTTTTCTCTACTCTGGGCTGATCATATTCATCATTGTAGGGAGTACAAAGATTTTATTagaacaccaaaataaaaataaatgcaaacaaaaacaaaaatctcttATCAGTATGACAAATTGCATTATTCTGATCAGCCACCACTTCCTGAGCAATAGCGGATGTCTGataagcatattaaaatagattgaGTGATATTCAAAAGACGTGAACCTTGGAATGCAATGTCGTCTGTTATTGGTTGTTGACTCCCTTGGCAGCATGCCTGCATCTGCTTGCATAATATGTGCTTGTgttccctagtgaaaaataaatatactaaaatgtatttaaaatccatttatttCATTCTAAGTATActccaaatacatttacatatttatgtgcttaataaaaataccctgcaattgtactttttgtatactaaactggtatatttaaagtctgctaaattggaacaactaattttgtacttaatgcactttaattgtgtgggAGCACTttaatagtgacattaaaacatattttagacTTACATTATGTCTGTAAGTCTCGagtgatatgtcagtaaatatgttaatagatttgaagtatacttagtatgaaataaatgtattttaaatatattacctTTTTACTATCATGAAACCAGTGAAGAAATAGCTTGAGCAGATCAATGCTAATTCTTTATGAATACAGAATCTGAATTCAGTTTTATTGGCCAAGTAAGTTACAGTTACAAGGAATTTGCCTTCTTAGGTATTTCCATAAATAAAACTAGAGATACCTTTTTTCAACCGGTTATTCATGATAAATTAGATACAGCATACAATATAGACACACTGTACTACATTCAGTATATCAATATGTAGTATATCTATAGCCTTTTCAAATGTGTTAACAAATTCTTGCCTAGAAATATGTAGCTCTCTGAGAGCTTGACCTTGTTTGACCTTTACTCCCATGAGAAGCAGCCTGATGTGTTTCCATTATGGTACATATGTGGGAGCTTTAAGACGATGACCAAACTTAATTCTCACGGTGCATATATCAtgtttaataaacattatttatgtatattaaaatattttaaaaatctatctatctatctatctatctatctatctatctatctacaacccgaattccggaaatgttgggacgtttttttaaatttgaataaaatgaaaactaaaagattttcaaatcacatgagccaatattttattcacaacaaaacatagagaacataacaaatgtttaaacggagaaagtTTACACTTTtttccactaaatgagctcatttaaaatttaatgcctgctacaggtctcaaaaaagttggcacgggggcaacaaagggctgaaaaagcaagaaattttgaaaagattcagctgggagaacatctagctactaattaagttaattgacatcaggtctgtaacaggattagctataaaagggatgtcttagagaggcagagtctctcagaagtaaagatgggcagaggctctccaatctgtgaaagagtgcgtaaaaagattgtggaataatttaaaaacaacattcctcaacatcaaattgcaaagactttgcaaatctcatcatctacagagcataacatcatcaaaaggttcagagaaactggagaaatctctgcgTAAGAGACAAGgtcgaagacctttgttggatgcccgtggtcttcgggccctcagacaacacggcatcactcatcggcatgattctgtcattgacattactaaatgggcccaggaatacttccagaaaccactatcggtaaacacaatccgcagTACCGTCTGCAGATGCcgactaaagctctatcatgcaaaaaggaagccatatgtgaacatagtccagaagagccatcgtgtcctgtgggccaaggctcatttaaaatggactgtttctaagtggaaaagtgttctatggtcagatgagtccaaatttgacatttttgttagaaatcacggacgctgtgtcctccgggctaaagaggaaggagaccttccagcatgtcatcagcgttcagttcaaaagccagcatctctgaaggtatgggggtgcataagcgcatacggtatgggcagcttgcatgttttggaaggcactacgAATGCTGAAaagtatataaaggttttagagcaacatatgctcccctcctgACAACTTGTATTTCAGCCGTACAATtgaaaaccacatactgcagctattacaaaaGCATTGCTTCGTAGTGgaagagtctgggtgctgaattggcctgcagtccagatctttcacctatagagaacatttggtgcatcattaaatgaaaattacgtcaaagacgaccacgaactcttcagcagctggaaacctatatcaggcaaattccaacaccaaaactccagaaactcataacctcgatgcccagacgtcttcaaactgttttgaaaagaagaggagatgctacaccatggtaaacgtCCCAACCtttagcaggcatcaaatttgaaatgatctcattttgtgcataaaattgtaaaacttctcagtttaaacacttatgttatctatgtatctatgtatctatctgtctatctatctttgTTATTTATGTTCTAGACCTCTAGTGTTCTAACAATTCTAACAAATtatagtataaatataaattaacattaactaagataaTAAATTCTGTATAAGATAATAATTTCTGTAAAAGTATTGTCCATTGTTAGTTTCTGATACCTAATATAtcaactaatgttaataaactgAACCTTATGAATTTTCAATATAACTGGAAGGAGCTGTTGAAGGAGGCCTACAGTCAATCCAGTTGCTGTTATTCAAAATCAACAAGCTCCTAAATAATATGAGCAGAGAGACATCTAGTGTTTGTTGTAAGTAATGCATCTTtcaaatggggaaaaaaacatgtgATAAATTGCTTGAAACTTTTTGCCATATTAACCATCTGTATCCACTCTGTTCTCATAGGGCTCCTTTAGCGACGCAGCTTTTTAGGCTGTGAAACTGAGGGCGTGTTTGACAGATCTCCAAAATGGACAACATCACAGCCGATGCTAACGTGGGACTCAAGCTCACATGTAACATGACCGGGCACCACGATTTCATCTTCACGTTCATCCCAGTAGTCTACAGCTGCAACTTTATCATCGGAATTGTAGGCAACAGCCTGGTAGTCGCTGTCATCTACTTCTGTTTGAAGCTGAAGACAGTtgcaaacatatttgttttgaacTTAGCTGTGTCAGACCTGACTTTCCTCCTCACCCTGCCCGTTTGGTCCATCTACACTGCCACAGGCTACGAGTGGCTCTTTGGAGACTTCCTATGTAAAGCCATTGCTGGAATGGCCCTCCTTAATCTATATACTAGTATTTTTCTCCTCACTGCTCTCAGCATTGACCGGTATCTGGCCATCGTTCATCCTGTCAAATCCCGCCGGTGCCGTACGGTGGTGTATGCCCGTGTGACCTGCGTCTTGGTTTGGGTAGTGGCTTTCCTTTTAAGCCTTCCCACAGCCGTCATCCGTGGGATCCATTTTATCCAGCATAACAATGTCACTGTATGCGCCATCCTAGATGAAGAAGACCTTCGCAATGTGCTGGCAGCTCTCAGTCTGATGAAGAGTGTTCTTGGATTCCTTCTTCCCATCACCATCATCCTCACGTGCTACTGCCTGATTGGCCGGTCTCTGCTCAAAGCACGAGACATTCAGAGGAATTCGAGATCGAATGGGGACGAGGTGTTGAGCATGCTGGCCGCCGCCGTGCTGTCATTTTTCCTTTGCTGGACACCACATCAGATCTTCAACTTCATGAACATGCTTGGTCTGCTGAAAGTGATCACCAACTGCGATGTCATTGAGATCATTGACACCGTAATGCCGTTCACCATTTGTATTGCCTTTTTCAACAGCTGTATGAACCCAATCCTGTACGGTTTTGTCGGGAAGAACTTTCGCAGGAACTTGCTGAAGCTCTTGAGGTGTTCCTCCACTTCTGTGGCGTCTCACCCCACCCTCAGTACCAAGATGAGCTCTCTCTCGTATCAAGCCTCGGAGTCATTACATCTCTCCGTCAATAAAATGTCCTCAATACCTCAAGCCACATGAGAAAAACAGAAAGTGAATGAATCTCCGATGAATCATCTTTCTAAACTCACTGATTCAATTCAGAAGATGACTCTTGCTTATTGTATTGTCACTTGATACTGGAATGGGAACAAAATATAGCGATTCATCTTTTTGTCTTTCAGGGTATTGTGTGTTCAGTGTAAATATAGCCTACTGCAAACTATTCATTATCAGCATGCTGGTATGTGTAAATTTGATCCAgcaacattatatatatatatatattgtgttaaGTTAACTTTTCACCTTCCTCGCCAAAGGACAAACTCATgctgaaaataagaaatatattttatataatatttctaatatttcaCCCATCTAAGCTGGTAAAGTGTCATTTGTGCAATTTAAATGCTGTATTTTCCACCAGTGTGATAAATGAATGAACTCTTCATCAATCTACACATTTTTTTGCAGCAGTATTTTTACTCTGTTTttaatctgaaatctgaatctCTGGGTTCCTGTGTCTCATAGCTCCACTGATTAGACCTGATTAGGGGTTACAAGCATTTTATGCCACATACCCCCAAATATGATGATCTCCTTCTGAGAGAGAGATATAAAAGGCAATTCATGGTTATCTATTTATAATTGATATATAACTGAACATTTTttacacattaataataagtttttaaaaactgcattttttctaCACACATGTGATTTATATTATTGACAGCAATGGTTTTCTTATTCGTTTATTAATTCTCTATGACAGTCTCATGATTTCTGACCAGTCTTTAGAAAGCAAAATGAAACACTAAAAGTGTCAAGttctgtaattttatttatttaaatggatTTAATTGACCAGAGTCCCTGGACCCCAGATTGAAAACCCCTGGATTAGACTATGGCATGGGGTCTAACAAGATGTATGCAGTGCTATCATATGGTCACCACTGTTTAGTCTTGTTATGAATTATCAtctgataaatgttttatatttcttaCACCACTGTT
This portion of the Onychostoma macrolepis isolate SWU-2019 chromosome 02, ASM1243209v1, whole genome shotgun sequence genome encodes:
- the agtr1a gene encoding type-1 angiotensin II receptor B: MDNITADANVGLKLTCNMTGHHDFIFTFIPVVYSCNFIIGIVGNSLVVAVIYFCLKLKTVANIFVLNLAVSDLTFLLTLPVWSIYTATGYEWLFGDFLCKAIAGMALLNLYTSIFLLTALSIDRYLAIVHPVKSRRCRTVVYARVTCVLVWVVAFLLSLPTAVIRGIHFIQHNNVTVCAILDEEDLRNVLAALSLMKSVLGFLLPITIILTCYCLIGRSLLKARDIQRNSRSNGDEVLSMLAAAVLSFFLCWTPHQIFNFMNMLGLLKVITNCDVIEIIDTVMPFTICIAFFNSCMNPILYGFVGKNFRRNLLKLLRCSSTSVASHPTLSTKMSSLSYQASESLHLSVNKMSSIPQAT